The Malus domestica chromosome 10, GDT2T_hap1 nucleotide sequence AAAACATGTGTACGTGTTTATGTGCTACTATTGTTTCGTTAGCATGCAACGACACATGACAGTGTATTCATGCTATATAAATTCTTATTTTAGtgtgatatttctttttatttataaatgagATAGGTTCAATCGTCATACAGAGTAGCTTGAGAACTCGTTTAGGGAATTGGATCCGCACCAGATCTTAGTGTTTGGAGCCTAAGGATCAACTTATCTAGGCCATACAAATTGAATCCAAATGTTTCCATTAACTCATTTCGTTGGCCCAGCACACACTAACCAACAGCTATGCTTTCTTTTACACACCAATCAGTGCCCTAGATGAATTGATCCTTAGGCTCTAGACACTAAGGTCCGGAGGGGATCTAATTCCCTCGTTTAGAAgtattttcaatagttgaaaacacttttggtaaaaatattttgaaaccaattttttgtaaaaatgcaagtaaatcctggaaaaaaaaaaaacactcgaAATGCTTCCTGCAACAAGCACAAAAAACACTTCAAGTATTTTTCAGTCCccgaaacattttctctaaaattgATTCCACTCATTTAAACGTATTTCCAAACAAGTTATGATTTGGATTTACGACCCACTTCTTCATTGGTTTTACAAGACTTCTTGAGGTAAAACACCCGGAATTTACCTTTTGCCTGGGAAAAGGATCCTTGCTAGATCCTTTTTTCTAGAGATCCTAAGAATCACGTGATTATGatcattcatcgtacattatgcagtcagttttcgttaggtactatttatatttaatttcaaattttaaaatgatttttaaccgtacaatatacgataaacgaccACGATCACAGTATCCCAGTATCCCTAGGTCGGATCCTTTTCCTTTTGCCTGTACCCTCCAAGGAGGATACACTTTCCAAAAAGTACATACAATTTGCATATGTTTTCATATTATCCAACTTTAAAATGTTTTTCAATTGTAGAGAGTCTAGCTTGACGTTGAATCTTCTCTCGCAAAAGATACAACCCCCAACAAGTGTACTGCATTCATTTGACTTCTGAATGACACGGTCACTCAAAGGAGATAACcccaagtactagttatacataATACTGTATATACTCCCATAATACTGTTTATACTCGATAGACAACGGACATCCGATGATGTTCACCGAAAAactcgaaaaaaaaaagaaacagcaTTCAACAAAGAAACCCCATCAACATGTTCGGCAGAGGAAGTCAATCACCTAGATGGCACAGCACCTGCACCTGCGGCTGCGGCTGCACCTGCGGGAGAAAGAAGTGTACGAGGGTTTTGCTCTGTGATGGATCCTAGAATTTAGACAGATTAGGAGGTGATACTTACCATCATCTGCTGATTTCCACACTATATCCTTCAGCCCCGTCGACAGGTTCTTGTAGAACTGTAAATACAAGACAATCGACTAAATATACGCAGAAGACAAAATTTCACATCACAGAACAAATAATGGTGCAAGATACGTGCAGTTTCAAATGTTGTGTGAATGCCCAAGCTGCAGCTAGATGTGCAGTAACTCTAATGCTGTAGGGGATTAACGTCCAATCCTGTAGGGACACTCTTCCAAGGTGTAGTTCTCCATAATTGCTCTTAATTAGATGAATATACTTATTAGATCAATGAGTGTGTCAACGTTGCAATACATACATTGTGAAATTCCAGAGTGTCTCCCCCAGACTTGCGGACCTCAACCATGTAGAGTGAGGGGGCCACCTcaaaaatctggaaaagaaagtCATTTTGTAACCCATTTGTTAAAAGGCACATCAACCGACTTGAACAGTAAAgggaaattttgaaaaagaagTGAAACGCctgaacaaaaaatgaaaatgaaagagGCAAACCTCTGTTGCAACAGATAAATGGCCTTTACGTCCTGTTTTTTCACCTTGCAGCTTCAACTGAGATATAAAATATGACATGGAGATATGTCACATAACGGTGCAATTTTCCTCATCTTTAAAGAATTTTACCAGTTACGATCCCACTTTCCCCAGTAACAGAGAGAGAAAATCAAAATGCAAAGAGAATAGCCATTGTACCTTGAAGTTATTTTTCTTTACGCCAAAACCCAAAGGCCCTGCAGCTTCCTCAATTTTAGAAATGATCTCATTAGCCGGGCGTTTGGATGTGAACCTTGTTTCTTGTTTAACAAGATCCTGGTTTGTTAAAGAAATGTCAGCTGTTTCCTTAGATTTTATGTTTATGAATAAACTAAATAAACAGAACTAGAGAGGAAAGGTCAAAACTTGCCAATTAAGCAAACAGAAAACCAACAATGTGCGATAAATAACAAATTTACgtttgttttttcaaatttaaccGTACCATTTGTTTCTCAAAAAGACTATTGAGATTCAGGCCCTGGGATGTAGAGATAAGCTCAAAGGCATTCATTGTGACAGGTGCCACATTCCGCTCTTCTCGCCTCTCCACTACAAGGTTCTTAGAATCCTGTGCTTGGGAAGAATCGAGTAGAAAGTCAAGCCCTGGCATCATGAACCAAAATAAATCATAATACATAATGACTCGCTCTTACCTCTGATTCATTGAATATAGAATCCACATCGTCAAGACTGACATCAACTTGTTCAAAACTAGGTGGCTTATACCCTTTCTTAAACCACTCATTCTCAATGACCTCAGCAATTGTAATTCTCTGTTGCATGAAATTAGCTTGTACAGTAAATGCAAGATATAAATAATAACGTAAAGAAACTGAAACGCCCGAAAAACAGACAAATCTATTGTATAAAGTTAAAAAGGACAGGCGACAGGGACCTACTGTCAAGGGGTTAGGATCCAAGATTCTCTTGATTAGCTTCTTTGCACTCGAGGAGAACCATGGGGGGCATGTGAAGTCAGCCTTGAATATCTGGTGACCACACAAAAACGATAGATGTAATCGTGTAAGACAAAGATAACAGAGCCATATATTGACCAATTTTATGGCTGTGCTGTCTGTTTTTCCTCCATCGCCATGCGTTGGTCTACGAGTgatgagaaaaagagagagaatcaCCTTTTTGTATAATGCCATGAGGTTGGAATCTTCAAAAGGCAAATAGCCAGCCATTAAGACAAAAAGAATCACACCACAAGACCATAAATCCGCTTTCGCACCATCATACCCTTTGTTGTTGATCAcctagagaaaaaaaatgtcattAAGAGGAACAGGGTAACAAAATGGGAAACTAGCTAGTCTGAGCAAACGCTAATATACCTCAGGGGCAACGTAATTTGGTGTCCCACATGTCGTGTGAAGCAATCCATCTTCCTGAATGAAAGGAATAAGATAATCACTCACACAATCTGTAAGAAATGAACGTGTGAAACTGGCTGCCTAATTATTCACCATGGTATGCTTATGACTAAAAGTATGAGATAGGTATTGCTAAAAGAAGCCATCCAATCCTGACTATCAAATTTGAACGGATACATGAAAGCATAGCACTCACTCGAACTTGCTGAGGTAGTGCACTCAGTCCAAAATCTGAAACTTTAAGAGTCCCGCTAACATCCAGCAGCAAATTCTCTGGCTGCAGTTGACAACCACAAAATCAATTTAGTGGTACACTATAAAATATATACATCACACAGGGCAACTATAGATCCAAACTTCCTGCAAACAATAGATCTGAACTTATTACgccaaaaaaaattatcatatatacatatgtagaTGTTAGGTCTCTATGAAAGGGGGCAACGATAATTCACACCTTTAGGTCTCTATGAAAAACACCTCTGCTGTGACAGTAATCAACAGCATTTATAAGCTGCTGAAAATACTTtcttgcttcatcttctttcaaTCTTCCTTTACTTGCCTGACAATACAAATAGCGCAAGGATTCTGATTATATATATCATCAGAAGTAAATAGAAAGTCCAGCAATTCAATTGAATATGCACTATCTTACAATTTTGTCAAATAGTTCTCCACCAGTCACAAATTCCAAAACAATGTATATTTTCGTCTTGCTAGCCATCACCTACAGCATAAATACATCCAAAAGTCATTTGTAAGTACTAAATAAATCACGGTTTTAAAAATCCGCCCACACTTAACAATATTGACAGTGGACATTGTACTGTTGTCATGACTTATGCCacaaaccaaaaagaaaacaagaaatagaAAGAAATCCAACTGCAATGACCACCACATCATTGTAAATGTTTGTTCTGATAATGATTAAACGCATGTATAAGTCTATGCCAAAGATGTAATTCATCTTAGCTTATACATATAAACCATTAGGAATCCAAAAGCAATGTAAGATCAGATTTGACTACCTCATACATGCGGATGACATTCGGATGTCTAATTAGTTTCATTGTTGATATTTCTCGTTTGATCTGCAAAAGGAAAGGATATGACTGCAATTCATCAGAAATCAGAATTAGGATTGTACcctcaaagaaaaatgattgTGTAAATTGTTCGATTTCTAATTTCAATTAGATTTGTGCGTATAGAATCTAGATGCTGCAGCTGAAGAAATCAGCAAGGCAAGGTGAGGGTGCCGAGCAAATCCATCAAGTCAGACCATGTGATCGGTTTGTTTTTCGTGGTTGAAGTTAATATGAACTCAACCTTCAATCATTGGAGATGGTACATAACATCTACTAACAGGTATGCCAATAGCAAATTATGTCGATTCAATTCTGATGTTCGTCAAGTTTAGTTCAATTCTGATGATATCCTATGCAAATTGTCGAACTTAAACTCAAATATGTTTACAAAAAACCATAATCTCCCTAATCTCGTTTTGCTTGCTTAACTGATGATAtcggaaaacaaaacaaaaaccccTCTAAATTTCTT carries:
- the LOC103435017 gene encoding CBL-interacting serine/threonine-protein kinase 23 (The RefSeq protein has 1 substitution and aligns at 94% coverage compared to this genomic sequence) codes for the protein MASRSNTGSRTRVGRYELGRTLGEGNFAKVKFARNVETDENFAIKILDKEKVLKHKMIGQIKREISTMKLIRHPNVIRMYEVMASKTKIYIVLEFVTGGELFDKIASKGRLKEDEARKYFQQLINAVDYCHSRGVFHRDLKPENLLLDVSGTLKVSDFGLSALPQQVREDGLLHTTCGTPNYVAPEVINNKGYDGAKADLWSCGVILFVLMAGYLPFEDSNLMALYKKIFKADFTCPPWFSSSAKKLIKRILDPNPLTRITIAEVIENEWFKKGYKPPSFEQVDVSLDDVDSIFNESEDSKNLVVERREERNVAPVTMNAFELISTSQGLNLNSLFEKQMDLVKQETRFTSKRPANEIISKIEEAAGPLGFGVKKNNFKLKLQGEKTGRKGHLSVATEIFEVAPSLYMVEVRKSGGDTLEFHNFYKNLSTGLKDIVWKSADESRKEADDGAAAAAGAGTVPSR